The region CGAAATGGGTGGACCGAAGAGCAAGTTTCcagctccatttttttttttgttctgaaattTATCATTCAGGATTACCtgttttttcaataattttgcTGTCTTTTTAAAGGGTCCGCCAtggtacctttttttttttaatttatgtgatATTGCATGTTTTGAAATTAAAGAAGAGTACTACAATTTGGCATACAGTGTTGTACTTTTACATAAATTGATGAAAGCTGTATTTTATCCAGGATATTATATCGGGTAAAATATACCCAACGTTAGTGATGGTGTTACTTATTTTAACGTTAGTGTTCTAGGGTTAATGAGAATTTGTATAAATACAGCAAACATATGGATActacaaaaggacaaaataatGGCCACAAATGTCACATGCTATCTGATCATAAATCCTCATAAATATGTTATTGTTTATAACAAGCCGAGTCAAAATGTGCTtctttttagtgtattttattACTCTCACTTCATGTAAAGGAAGCATTGGAATTTGGAAAATACCACCTTCCCTAAGtccagcttttttttaattaaatgtacaattttagttttaatttatcattttataGTATTCTAGCTGCATCTATTCGTCCATTATTGTATACATCCCTCTTTTCTTGTACTTCTCTCTGAGAAAGCGGTgattctgtgcttttttttgtttctttcacttccacataaaacatcagaaaatacaGTAGCACCTTTTATGGTCAACTTTAAACTCAATGTCAGTTACACCTTCCCAAAGAACATTATAGGTATATGAAAGTATGAAAGAATGTATCGAGTAAAATACTGAACAAAAGGTTGTGGTTTAAAGCAAAAGCAATTCTTAAGGTGTATTTcctaaatgataataaaatgacaagaactgTCAGCaaccaaagaacaaaaaatgatGTATTCGGGGGACAAAATACTTTATTGTCAAGTTCATAATAATCCTTTTTGCTGTGACACAACAACTTTTCCGTATATACAAGTTATTCACAAGTGAGACTACACACACGACAGTACTATTAAACCGCTACAGTTCTCAGTGGCATCTACAGGTGCTGTAATGTAGACCAACAGGAGCTGCCTTCCCGTTTGTGTCGTCATGTATGACAAACTGAATGTCCAATCTtctccaaaaaagaaaataaatctgcCTCTCGCCCATGATGTTTGCAATCCTGCGGTTAAAATGCTGATGTTAAAGATGCCAACATTAGTCATCATTTGTCAGTCTCTTACAGACATGTGATGTGTGACGCAGCTGCTTCACTGACGAATTTAGATCGAAAAATGTCAGCACTGACTTTGGCCAGAGAGGgaagtttctcttttttcttcattttaaatcacagcTTACTATGCTCAAGTGACGtcagagaaaaaacagcatGTCGgtccagaaaacacattttacagcaaCGTAATAACTGCTACATACTGAAGGTAGAACCAGGTGAACGTCCTGAAAAGTCACCTGTGAGGTGAAAACGATGAGGAAGATGTTCTTTAAGGTACAGGCCGCTTTCTGTATTAGACACACAGATGAAgaaccaaagaaaacaaagttaTTGCTGTGGCAGGGATGTCCTGTTTTTAAACTCACTAAGATGTTCCAATTTAGGAAATAACAAgggaaatgaaacacaaagtcacaatgTCAGCGAAATGTTCTctaaaaggttttaaaaaagcaaGATGTCGCTTAATTATTTCAACGTCAACAGGCTggattctgtgttttctgagATTGTGTTTGTTCCCATGTATAACTCTATTCGTGCTCACAGATCTAAATCAGAACATAAATGTTCCTGTTGGCATTGagctgtggatcattttaaacatattttgttgcatttccCTCTGTGcaatgttttgtggttgttgctcTAGTTCACGTCAGGATGTTTCTTCACTGGGTCATCAGAGTTCTCAGAGGTAACATCAATTGAAGGCTGGAGCACTGCTTGGTGGAAGTGTAGGAGTGTCGTCTCTAAATGCGTCTGACTGGAGGTCTGCAGAAGGAAATGACACAGTGTTTATTCTGACATTAAATGCTGCACTgctactagcctagccgcgctagactcATGCTCtaaagacacaagggtctaggcacgctcgacagggagggaagcgggttaaaaggttgtctatcaaatcactctgcagcaattgggtaggtatacaaccaatcagcgaaACGAATAGGCTCcaagagcgccggaaatcagaggatgcggtagttcggtgaagccttatttatagtcaatgggtgaagctcaagtatattacagacatgttaacagaaagattattcagagtcggtgctaatggagctcaacgactgttgtcgtttttgttgtcgaccctggcagagaattaaattcattgccgtgggttgtctagcacggctaggctagttgtttccggttgtttctgtcagaatcgccgcgcctctgtcgtcacttagttacgcccgccttctggctctacacttcatggtgattcgtccggccagttttaggagcatccaacctcgagccttatggagggtaactagacccaccctggtagagaattaaattcgttgccgtgggttgtctagcgcggctaggctagcacaATACAGCCTTCAGCTTGTATATTCAGTAAactttacatataaatataGCTCCAGAGTAGGTTTCTGGCACATGTAATATTGAACACATTAGATCAGAGAATCCTTTTTGATTCTTCTCTCtcttgttttgtaaaattacaagAGAGTTTGTTATAAAGCCAAGACAGATTTGGGAATTCTGTAAGATATGTATTGATTATGTGTTTTCTCAGTTTGTTAGCTTTAGACGTATGTTTCCCAAGCAGCCTTGATAGAGGTAGCTGGTGTATTACTACTGCATGTGGTTAATAAATCCCATTTATCGTAACTCTGTGTGACTTTGCTGGTTGTTTGGTTTGTAGCAGCCATGTAAGAGCAGTTTCTCAGCAGCATGCAGTCTGAGCAAAGCTGGATTAGCAACTGGGATTAGCAACTGGGCAAAAAAGGCAACTGCCCAGGAACCACAGACCTTCAGCTTATCAAGACTGTCatattcattttctgtcaagCAGATAGTCATTTCATCTCTGGAGTACTTGTCGGTTTCCAGAATCCTGCACAGTTATTGAACATTAGATGTATATAGCGCCTTAATGAGGGCCCAGAAACCAGGTTTGCTCCTTATGATTTACAAttttacaattctacagttccttttagcagacgcttttacccaaagcgacgtacatctgagagcagatacaacacaagcaaggatctagtcaggagaaaacaacctggataagagccacaGAACAAGTTCAAGAGTCAGAATAATACCGTGGCAGTAGAcgtaataggatttttttttcttgcagtctgtcaagtgcaaatgtgttcagtgaagagctgggtttttagtattttcttaaagactgagagagaccCTGCATATTGAATAGAGTCTGGTAACTCGTTTACGTCCACTCAGTTTGttcatttacagtttgtttgtaattttgcaCCACAAATTAACAACTAGCTGTAACAAGTTTTTAGTCCTCATATTCTGTCTTATAGACAGACTGTGtcaaaatttctgtttttatgtttttgtttttactgagctAATTTCTTGGAATGCATCACTTTTGAGGAGTTTAATACAGCCTCAACATCTGCAACAAACATTAAATTTAACTACACTGAACTGTTGTCAGCTGGTGTCATTGTCAGTTTTGCTCTATTTCTGTCAGTGAATCATATTTTAGATGGGGCGGGACTCATCGCTATGGTAACAAAGAAAATATAGGAGAAGGTTCGTGCAGAAGACAGAAGTTGTCTTTCCAACCATAGGCTGCATATAAAAATAGAATTGTAGTCAAGATGTCACCCATCAGTTTGCGAACCACCTTTTTAAGTTTCAAGTTTGGAATATGCCTCACCCATCTTGGTATTTTAAAAGTGGACATGACAAGGATCACACTGAGAACCTGACACTATGCACAAAGTTAGATAGCAACTTATTCCCCTCTAAatggacaaaatgaacatcttgTTGTGCTGAAGTAACTTTATGGATTGAGACTATAAATAtgtcaggaaaatgtttactgaagtaGTAAATCAGGGGAGAAGAAGGGTCCTTTTCTCAATGATTGCACTACCTTTTGCAACCAGAAGAGTCGCCTCCTACTGGTCCTCCTACCTCATTAGAAAGAGTGCAGGTTTAATCCATTTCTGCATTGGCTTCACATTTTAGAGGTACTTGGATACAATGCTTCTAACACGTTGTTAGTGTACTAAAAGGGTGCATTTTAACCCAAAACATCATCTTCTTTTAAACCAAGTAGTTTAATTTCCCAAACCTAATCCCAAAGACActaaaaaagccaaaataatgTTCCAGCAATGTCAAAATATAATGGTCTCACATGAGACAAAAAGCCCCAGCATCCTGCTTGAATGCCCcccattttatttattgcacCAGCCTGCATGTCGAATTAAAAAGAGATTCCCAGTGTGTTTAATTAGGATGTGAACAAGTATCTAAATGTGAGGAGTTGGGGTGAGAATGTGTTGGTCGTTTCTATGGATAATTTGCACACATAAAGCCTCCGGCAAACTCATATTTTTACCATCACACAATCATCACGTAATCAATAATAAATCGTTCAgtgtcaaaatgaaataaattattgAAATATATCCATCAACATTACCTTAACACCAAGGAAACACTCGACTTTATCTTTTGTTTATCAAGTTCCCAAAATGTTTGAGTTGTCGATAGAAAATTAGCAacaattttccacatttttgttaTATCAAGGCTCTCatattcattttctgtcaatcaGGTAACTGATTAATCAACTAATCATTTTTCAGTGGAGCACCGGTTGGTTTCCAGACGCATGAGGAATTGATTACAATAAGATTTATATTTGGGGTTAATGAGGACTGCCAATATAAATTTTTGCCTTTGAGCCTTTTAAGAGGCTAATCTTGACATGAGTCTGTTGGTTGCTCACTCAGTCATCttaacacacccacacccacacacccccccccccccccccacacacacacacacacacacacacacacacacacacacacacacacacacacacacacacactttcataaGTAAAGAGAAGTGCcaacaaacaaactgctgatTCTGTGTGATAATTTACTGCAGCTGCTTCCCACAAACGACATTTTTTGATTCTCTGTAAGTGTTGCTTACATCCGCTTATCTGAGGTATTTTTAAACACATGACCTATTCTACTAAACGTATCCAAGCAGAGAAACAAGACGTTTAAAATGGGTTACTTTTTAAATCTCATAGAGAAAATATAACTTAGAGAGTGTGATAACATGTCCAACTCACCAATGAGTGTCAAGCCTTGCTGCGGGTTCAGTATAACTGAcgtctcctcttcctcctcctcctcctcctctccccaaTCTGCAATGTTGGCTGGGGGGATGCACTGCTCCAAGAACAGGTCCTCCTCGTCTTCGTCCATGTCCATGTTCTCTGGAGGCCAGCGCAGCTCTCCGCTCTCCACCTCGCTCACCTCGGTGGGTTCCACAACGATGGAGGGCAGGCGCTCCTTCTCGTGGTCGTGGTCCAGGCTGTTCAAAGAGGTCTCTGGGCCCAGGACCACCTCAACGGGGTCTGGGAAGATCTGGAGGGAGAAGAGGGTTGAGAACAGAGCAGAtaattcaaaatgaaatgaaaaaagttcAATTTAATAGAATCAATAAATCTACGTTTGTTTAAATCAAACTCTGAGTTAATTTTATCATATTAACCAGTAACCAGAAAAGTGTCTTTCTTTTAATCCATATTTTCATCAGTATTCATGTCTTTTCTGTTTAGCATTGTGTGACAAACCTGCTTTAACAGAACAAAGACAGAATAATATTGACATTTTATCTTAAACTTCACCAAATTCAGGTTGATATCAATTGAGAGAGTCTGGTTTGTGATGACTAAATCTACCTGGAATGGTAATCGTTGCTCCTTCCTTTGCATGTCTTCACAGTCTGGATCTTGGCCACTCATCTCCATACCTCTGCATATGAAACAGAGTCATTATAAGGCTAGAATAACTCTTTGAAATCTGAAGCCTGGAGGAAATCTTTAAATGAGTCTGTGCAGAAaccttctaaaaaaaatttaagaaaacaaCCCAACACAGTAAAGCTCCAGGAATCTAAATGTTTGGCAGAACTCTGGTAGTATGACTTTAGAGCCCTTTTACTTTACATGAACCGTCTTTAGAACCCTCATTAAAATCCCTACAAATCCTATATGTCTGTCTGACTTGTTATACGTCTGCCACAGCTCTGAGGCCCATAGTTGGACATTCAGCCACACTGGATGAAATCACTTCATCCGGTTTTCTATGAAACATCATCATTGCCCCTGAATGCCACAGAGTCACAGCTGAATTACAGTAGGAGCACAATATCCAGCATGCCTGGCCTTTCATTGGTCAGAGATTTCCTGTCCTACATCTCGCTGGCCAAAGCTGGTCAATCCATGTGAATTATGAGACCATGTGCAAGAGTGTGCGTCtgctaacacacacaaacactacagATTAGTGCACAGCTCAAACAGGGTTTGATACCAAAATGGATTATGTAGTTTGGCGctcatcatattttattttctgacagaGAGCCTGGCTGAACAAATGCTCTGTTTTGGCTTGCTCATCTCTTACGCAGAGCAGCGAGCCTCAGCAGCCGCAGACTGCTGTGATGGGTGAGAAAAACACCAGTTACTGCTTTTCTCTGTTCACAAGAAACCATATTCTCATGACCTTTATCAGACTAGTGTATGTACATGCAGTTTGAAGTCCACTTGTTTCAGTTACATGCACGAATCTGTCTCTATATCCAACTTCAATCTGTTTATGGTCTCCAGAAAAGCCGACGAGGGGATTAAGAAGAACTGGGGATCCGAGCGAATCCTCTTTTTATCCCTCCCTCCTGCTCCTTCTCTCGCTTTCTCACTCTGTCTCAGTGTCTGTCCTCTCTGCATAAGTACCAATCAGGGTTTGTTGCCGGGTGTAATGACACAATCTGCTAAATCTTGCCTACTCTTTAATGAAATTTCAGCTGTAAGGCAGATCTAATCTCCcgtctttctgtttttagacCATGTTATTGGGGGCTTTTTGGTATTTGCTAAGAGCAGCACCAGTCCTATCTTACATCCTGTTTTGAAAAGAGAACACAAAAGGATGTCACCATGGAAAAGATGCAAATATACAGCTCATTCCTTCTAAATAATAATGGTGCTTAGCCTAGTACACATAGAGATATAAACACAGCATGATTTGATGTTAAGCTTATGTTGAATCCTAATATTTTTGGTGATTCGCTTACAGCAGCACTGTGCAAAAAATTCATCCTTACAATGAGTCGACAACATTTTTCTCCCAAGATACAGTCGTTGAGCCCTTTAAAAGATCATTCTTCATTTTAGTTTTAAGCCAGTGTGAATGTCTGCCACAATAGAGGTCATCTACCAGCCAATGTAAGGGTCTGAGTTTCAATGAACTGTAGATCAAGCTGAGTTCGTGGTGTGCTGGAGGTCACAGGTCAGATGGACTCTGGCTCTCAAGCATTCAGATCTGCAGCAGCAAGAGATGGTCGAAAAATATCTCCAAATCGTTTATAATACAAAACGGCTTGTGTCTGTGAACATGCTTCCCTCTGAATCCCTCTGAATATAAGAAGAATGTTTGGTTCAAGCGAgtttctctctgcctctttgtCTTCTTCCTCCTGCTCCAATCCTCTCCCTCAAATCAAATTCATCTGAACTGATTTCAGCCGATTTTTGATCCAGATCGACGTCATGTGACAGATCTCAGACTTATCATTCCTAACGACATGCTTAAGTTCATTGTATAATATGACAAACGAAGAAACACTAAAGCCAGTTTGCACAACCGCCAAAATGAGGACGCCCTGTTCTCGTCCAAACAggatcagctttttttttttttttgggggggtgcgctatcatttttgacccacttgtgAGCGTCCACAGCCCTACAGTTCAATTTCTGATATTGTGCTGTTGACAACTGTGTTGTGCTAAGCTGTTTGTGCGCCACCTGGGATGGAAACTTTCAGCAGCTATTATGATGAAGAAGCTTAACCAGCGTGTAATCCCCTCATATACACTCGCTCTGAACACCTGCACGTTTCTGCTCAGTCAACAATCAGTCATTGTTTTCACAGCGTTCACTGCATTTGACTGGTGAAATAAACCGTGTTTCATCACTGCAGATTTCTGTAATGACGGAATTCTACATGTTCAGTGACAAATATCGCTACATTTAAGTGTGTCATCGTGTTGAAGTGTTGACACGAGTACACAAGAAGGTTAAGATTAGCGTCAGCAGGAAACCATAGTGATAAAGAACTATCATTTCTTAAATGGTACATTTGTGAAAAGACTTCCGTGCAAAATGAAGTAAGACATTTCTTTTCCTGTTTCCATCACAGAAAGTACTTGCTAATCACTGTCTCAAAATAGAATcttcttttgtattttaatggCCACTTTCTGGTCCATTCAGAAATGATTGGTGGGATAAATACCTGGTAAACTGATAAGACACACAAAGTTACTTTGCAACATGTTGGGGTTTTGCAATGCATGAAACCAGGGTGAAGAAACTCTGAGGACATGTTGCAGATGTCCTTAATGGTTTCACATTTCCTATTTTGCACCACCAGATTTGTGTTTTGGATTTGATACGTGACTTAAAGCAGTTTGTTCATCCTACCAAGGACCTGTGACCTCTCAACGCCTTCAGAacatctaaaacaaaaaaaaaaaaaacatcacttgTCACATCTTATAGTCTTatagtctttgtttttgtctctctttctctaacCTTCACACATAGCTTTGTATACAGGAATCTTCATCTCAATCTTTTCAGTCTTACACTTAGGCTCATCATGCAAATACAACGCCTGATAACCTCTTTATAGGTAAT is a window of Acanthochromis polyacanthus isolate Apoly-LR-REF ecotype Palm Island chromosome 13, KAUST_Apoly_ChrSc, whole genome shotgun sequence DNA encoding:
- the lbhl gene encoding uncharacterized protein lbhl; its protein translation is MEMSGQDPDCEDMQRKEQRLPFQIFPDPVEVVLGPETSLNSLDHDHEKERLPSIVVEPTEVSEVESGELRWPPENMDMDEDEEDLFLEQCIPPANIADWGEEEEEEEEETSVILNPQQGLTLIDLQSDAFRDDTPTLPPSSAPAFN